The Punica granatum isolate Tunisia-2019 chromosome 4, ASM765513v2, whole genome shotgun sequence sequence TTGCAACGGTAGGATAGACAGGTGAAATTGATCTCCGGCCTTTCAGAGGTCAATCATGTTACATTGGGCCAACTGCGGTGGCCAGGAGGACTTGATGGGTAGGTGAGCTTGATGTCCGGACAGCAAACAATGCAGCCTTTCTTGTTAATTTTGTAGTTTTTTTGAAGTTCGGGGAGCGGCAGTTTAAATTTGCCAAACTTCAAAGGGGTAgcctttttttaattcaaagtTTGGGGGTGACATTTTAAAGACAAAAAAATAGGAGGATCTGACTGGGATATTTTCCCAAACGCTTTAACTTCTCGTGGAGGATATGCCATGTACCTTCTCACAACATATAACTTGTCAAGCAAGGCGAAGTTAAAGCAAACAGAGCGGCCATCATTCACTGACTTGTCCAATATATATCTCAGAAACTCCAGCAATTGGTTTCTGCACCGCCAAAATCAAACTCTAGCCATCTCTTAATTTAGTGCAGAAAGAATATGATATTAAAGCCGTGATGATGCTGATACCGATCAATCCACTTGCTCGGCCTTCCGAACCCCACGAGAGCGACAAAGAACTCGTCAATCATCACTTGAATATGACTGTAGGTTGCGTCATAGATACGCTCGGCACTTATCGGTTCGTTAGTTCATCCGAACCGATAAATGATGCACGAATATCACCTAAATGCCTGCTATGAGGAGGATGACACTGACGTATCAGACAAGGTATTAACATACTTTGCTTTCAAAAACCATTTCTATCTTTTCATTCCAAGACCTTGTttttctgctctgttcttgctttttctttagttggaaaaagaaaaggagaatttTGCTACCGTACAGTCATGACATTCTTTCGCTACTAACTCTTGTCCATATCATCCCCCcccctcaaaaaaaaaaaaatccataggACTGTGCCTTTCCGGAGGAAAACTCCAGCTGATAGGTCAATCTCTCGTGAAGGTGGCAATGATGCCCACCTTGAATCCCCTGTAGAGGCGATTGGAACAATTTGGATATGCTTTAAGTAAACCATCTTGAAATCTTGATGTAAAATATCACAATTAAGTGATTCAAGTAGCTCTAGTTTGCTCGTGGTAGCTGAATGCCATACACCTGAGAGAATTGAATTCTCGAGTACGTGATGTGATCAGCTCTGAGCATGAGAAGAAGATGGGAACATTGTGTGCTCTGATTACTTTTCTCCCCCTGCTTCTCCCCTATGTAATGCATCAAATATTACTAGCTATAATCTTAATAAATTTGGATAACTTTCACATATATTACAATCAGGTTCTTCATATGTTATAGATGTGTTCCAAATGTCAAATTAGCTGTGTTCCGACAGGACATAATCACTACACACAAGTACAAACTCAGTCACAATCAAAGCCGACCGAGATTATGGCAAAACTTAGATACATTTACAAGTTAAAAAATCAATAGGTATATCACGCCATATAGCGGAAACATCAATCATCAATTAAAGATAGGACTCTCCAACTATAAATCCCGGGATGTTCTTTTTATCGTCACACATACACCGCGACTTCGGATATAGATCTGTTAAAGGGACAAACATATGAAATGCACCAAGAAATTCATACATCATGGTCGCACCAAATCGAAATGATTGAATTTCTAGGATTTTCATTTCATAGCAAACACTGGGGTGCTGAACTGAAAATTCTACGAAATCCGGACATCTCGAACTGTTGATAATTGGTGTTTTAAGCAGCTGCTCTTTGTAATCCTTCATTTTAGCTTCGAAAATCCCATTGTCATATTTTTCACGTATCCGCGGTTGTCGACCAATACGTGGTTGTCAACCAATACGATTTGCCTCCAGCATAGTACTCGCTTTTCCGGTACAGCataaatttgatgaaaaaaaatagtatacACTACGCGTATTCAGATGTCGGTAATGAATTTGGCTCATTCAATAATTTCCGAGAAAGGAGTTTGGACCATATGAGCAATTCCAGGTACTTTCCCTTGGAGACAACTGCCACGTTTCCATTGGAAGCAGGACTGTCATCGTTTCATATAGATGGGATCCACCTACccgattaaataaattaaaaggtATGAGAGGACAAAAAAATGGTATCGCTTTCAGTGCCGTCGTGATCAATAGCACACTCTTTTCCTCTCCACCATGGAAGGCTGCTAACTTCTCTAGGAAGGGGTAGACTCGAGCAAAGACCAGGGATTGATTGACCATATAGCCACATATGTACATGTTATTTGCAGTGTAGGGAAGTGCACAAATAGTTTTATGTCAAAACCTATTACGATAATAGGTGAGTGAGTGAGTAAACAACGTTTAGCTTAAGAATTACGATAATGATGTATTAAAAGTTCCTCATGCGTATATGTGAGGACAGTTTAAGAGAGCTGCACTCTGCTTTCTGGAACTGTGTCTCTGCTCTTACGGAGTGTTACTGAGATAAGGAACAAAAGAGGTTTTGAGAGAGGAGGGCAAAGATGATGGCCGGTGAGATGCAAGCAGCCATACAGAAGGTGCCAATGGGGTACCGGTTCCACCCGACAGATGACGAGGTACTCAGCTACTACTTGAGGAGAAAGAACCAGGGGCTTCAAGAACCGGAATGCGTCATTCCCGAGGTCGATATTTGCAGGTGGGAACCCCGGCAATTACCAGGAAAGTTTAGGGGTAAGTTAATCATCAACTAGCAGTATGATAGAATTCCTCGATCAGCCTCAAACTAGCCGATTCTCGAAATACAGCTAATCCGTGTCCTCTGCCAATTACTTTCCAAGTCCCTTGCTCAAATATCGTAGGCTAATCCTACCTTAAGCTGGTTATTGTTTGTTGCTTAATATGATTCCAAGCTACGGTATCTgcttcttaattttaattgatcaTATGCTTGTGTTGCCTGAACATGAGTTGTTTCATTTGTGTTGATACAGAATCATCGATTGTAGAGCCAAAAGACCCCGAGTGGTGGTTCTTCTGTGAGCAGGAGCCCGGTCGAACCCATCGGAGGTCAACCAATGAAGGGTTCTGGAAGAAAACTGGTCGCCCGAGGGATCTGACGAGTTCATTTAGCAAAGAGGTGATTGGGTCTAAGAACTTCCTAACGTTCTTCCAAGGAAATAGTTCCAACAGTACCAAGACTGACTGGGTCATGCACGAATACCACCTGCTGAGCAATGCTCTCGATGGCCTTCTCCGGGGCAATGTACATAATCCTTCTTCCCTGCTCCCATTGTTTTGATTGAGAATATCCCGGCATGTATATGATATCGCCCATTTGCCTACAGTTCCAAAATTATCAATAAATTGGTCTCTCAAACTCTGTCTGTTGGGCCTATCGCCGAATTTGGTGATCTGAGCTTGAGATGAACTGACTATTTCATCATACGCGGTGAATTGAACTCCTTGAGCTGATATATGTTGCTTAATTGACTTTGCAGAGGAAGAACTACGTTTTGTGTATGATAAAGTGCAATCCAGACAAGAGGGCCAATTCAACTCCATCCTTCCATGAATATGAATATGAACGATGTGAGCCTACGACTATCGACTGGGATGAATTTCTTGAGCTGGAACCTGACGATGGTTTCATACCAGAGGTGAGGACGAGCATATTTCCAAGATGAGCAAACAGACATAACTCGTTTTCCTATTCCTTTCGTTTTGTATATAGTTGGTACTATTTGCAATTGCTGATTTGTGCTGTGGAAATTGCAGCATTTGATTCTAGCGACAATGCAATCGCTAGAACCCCCGCGCAGGACTCCGACAAACTCGCCGCCTATGATGATGGTAGAGTCCCAACAGCATTTCTCCAGTTCAGCTGATTCCACTGCCATGCAGTTATCGTCTGAAAGGGACTCTATTGAGTTGGATTCGCCACTTTCTGCCAGTGAAGACAGCGATGTCACTGATTTCTTGAATCAGGTTCTCATAGACCAGGATGACCACTTCGATGGACTTGAAATGCAAACAGATGTTTTCCCATCTGGAGTTATCCAAGACCTGGTACAAATGCTCGGCCTCTATCATTGTGATTAGTCTTGAGGATCTTGGGATGGATTTCTAAATGTAGATAGAGTGGATCGAAGTTTAGGACATATTACAAATGCCTTTCCATCTCTTTTTTGCCTTTGCAGGATGACAATATGTTTGAAACATTGATGCCTCATGAAGAGCAAGCGGTTATTATGGAGAATAAACAGACACAAAAGGTGGAGTCAATCCATGGTTATGTCCCTATAGACGAGAAGAAAGGCATTGTTGAAGACGATTTCCCCAAACCAACTGCTTCTTCTCTTCGACTAAAGAGTCCTGAAGTGAAGAGCAAGAAAGAAGCTCCCAAGGTTACTTCATATAAGCCGGCAGAGGCTAAAGCACAGAAGCACGCTCCTACTAAGTTCAAAGAGGAAATGTTATCTGCCTGCTCATCCTCGACTTCCATCCACAAACCAAGAGAAGCAGTAAGCATCATGAAAATCATTAACACAAAGCATATTGATATGTTCATATTTTGCAAGTGAAAAGTTTGGCATTACAATTACAATTACACGGACGTGTTTCTCAGTAGTATCTTCCTCGAGTTAACAAAGACGTATATCTGCAGGTGAGACGGTTTGAAGGCCAATGTCATCCGCTGGAGATAAACTCCATCGTGGCTCTCAACGGACACGAACAAGCCGCTCGAGAACTGAAACCGATTGCCACCAGAGCAAAGCCAATGTCTTCTTCCACCAGAAAACGTTCCAATGACGATCCATTCATGGTGTATATTCTGAATCTGCTTGTAGGCGTTATGTTGTTCAGATTCATTTTGTATATAATCTTCAACCTTTGAGACGTTAATGCTCTATATGCGGGAGTATTATCCTCCGACGCCAAAGATGTCGGTGAGGGTCCAACGTTCTGTTAGGTTGTCTACTATTTTCCCAGGCAAGACTTGTAAGCATTCCTCCCGCATGTAATTGTTGTCTGCTGCCATCCGAGAGACTTCATATGCTGGAAAGTAAAGCATCTTATGTTATTACTCCATTCCATTCCCTCGTTATTCCACCATAGCAAGAGGACCACATAAGTTCCGGGATTTTGCTAACAGGTTATTGTTAGGCCTGTACAGAAACTCCTGCGAGCATAAAGATCAATTGATGCATAGTAATAGGCAAGCTTCGAGGAAAGGAAAGGCGCCATTGGAATATGATCAAATTACCAGACCAACTGCTGGTTGCAGCTTCTCTCATGTCATTCAGATCTCGGGTGGAATTACATGTTTCAAGAAGTTTTAGGGACTGAGTTGTAACAAATAGTCTATGACACCATAGGGACCTTTTCGCAATTAAAACCCAGAAAGTCAAATGGCAAGACTGGTCGACGGTCAACAGTTTCCACATACTTCAGGTACTCCCGACCTCACCCAATCATTACCTCCAACCTCCAAACGGAATAAACGCCCACAGAATCAGAGACAGACGGTAGCCTACCCCTGGTTTCATCAAAACCGACATCTCTCTCTGTGCACAAATACATACAGCTTCTCTAGCTTAGAGTTCAACCTTCAGAGAGTGCATCAATGGCTCCAAGTGCAGCAATGTTGATTCTTCACTTCCAACCAAGAGCCGCATCCTCCCAACAAAGCATATATCCTCAGAAAGAATCAACACAACTCAACGTTGAGGTCTTTGCGGAGCCATTTAGGAGAGAAAAACTGAGGTCAAGCAAGATCGAGAAGCGGCAGGGCCTCGCATCTGACCCTTCCATCCCATCTTCGACTACCCAACCCGACAGAAGGTTTGAAGATGCTCTACAGCTCGGCTGCTGCTAggagatatataatatacatctTCAATTTGTGTCTGTGTATTTGTATCAGCAATGAATCATGAGATGCCAATGGTCGTACTGTATGAGAATGCAAATAGTAGAATGCAATCACTTTCGTTTCTCACTTCAATCCCAGAATAGTACTTCAATGATTCACCGGAATGATAAATAAGACCAACGGGTGTCCATCCTTAGCATAGACAAGCTACATCAGAGGGTCATGTACAGCTCTATAATGAgaagaaaaagtaaataaatataggtCCGCGCCCCCCCACTAATTGATGTGCTACCGATATGAGCTCACCAGGAGAGGAATAGGCTATGTTTCCCTTGAAGAGATGGGTGCTCCTAACAGTCTCAAGTTTACACGAGAGATAACTCTCCAGAAGGTATGGATCTCTTGACGAGCTTAGCCCACGACTCGTTCGTCTCTGTTATTACCTTTAAAGCATAATGCTACAAAAGGCAGCAATTTTATACCAGCAAGGGAACGTTTCCGCATTATGACGTATCTATCATTAAGCATCATATAGATTGGCATTACCCTTGCAAGGATAAATTTACCTTGTTTGCTGGCTTGTTGCCGAGACCAAACTCGTTAGCGGGCTTGCCATCAGGAACCGGTCCCTGATTGCTGTTAGGGTACCCTGAAGATGGAATAAATCCAGATCAGACGTTGCAATAAGATGCTCCTCAGTACTTCAGATAGTATTCAATATTCATATGTAAACAGCAATAGCAACTATTTCTACTGGTACAAGTAGCAAATACAGATCAATCTTCCTTTTCCACTCAATAATAACTTGCGGACATGACCGAAAAGTAAATACAAGCCttgctttttttcttataCAAAATCACCGTAACTGATGGATGAATTTCACTGTTGCCCACTAGTTCCAGTTTATCTCGTAGTTCCACAGGATAAGGTATCTAAACTTAGATTTacaacatttactgcatctggAGGGAGAGGAACGCCAGGTTCTACTGGAATCAAGTCTCGTctccaacaattataataCGAAGGATCTTCTCGgatgtgaaagcaaagttTTCTGTTCTTCCTCGATTCTCATGCAAAATTGTACACTCTATCATTGCGAGGCATATGTTTCACCATTTTGATACTGCACTTAGTTGATCTGGCGTAACTCTTGGGTATTTTCTGTTTCTGTTTTTGCTCTGTATAAAGGTAAATGGTACAGGTTTCTGAtgtaaattaaatttgttatcaatgaagttttaccatttacccaaaaaaactTAGATTTACAAAGCAATCTTCAATCCAAGCCATCATATAAAATAGTCCATATGAAGAGAGACTGATCGGACAGATAAATAAGGATATTGATGATGAGACCATTTATAACAATGTGCTCTGCAGTGAACTATTGGAGGAGAGGAAAAACATGAAAGAGATTCCGAGGGCATTGATTTTTTGTAGGTACGTACCGGGAAATGCTTCTCGACATCATCAACATCGTTCACTAAGGAAGCCTTGGGATCATCATCCAACGAAATTGCTACTATTTTCCAGTCAAGTTCACCCTCATCAATCATTGCTAGGGCAGCCAAGGGCTTGACCCTGAGAATCTGCCCAATGTCTCTTCGTGTTTCACCAATCTCAACAACATCAACTAAGCAAGAAAAGATCATTAAGTAAATTAAAccaccaaaatatatatatatatatatttaaattttctttttctttttcggctTTTTGCTGTATGTATCTGATCAGAGGAGTCAATGAGTTGCTGGAATACTTATAGATTTGCAATTTCACCAGGAAGAAGGGTGGCAGTAACAGAATAGCAAA is a genomic window containing:
- the LOC116205231 gene encoding NAC domain-containing protein 30-like, which gives rise to MMAGEMQAAIQKVPMGYRFHPTDDEVLSYYLRRKNQGLQEPECVIPEVDICRWEPRQLPGKFRESSIVEPKDPEWWFFCEQEPGRTHRRSTNEGFWKKTGRPRDLTSSFSKEVIGSKNFLTFFQGNSSNSTKTDWVMHEYHLLSNALDGLLRGNRKNYVLCMIKCNPDKRANSTPSFHEYEYERCEPTTIDWDEFLELEPDDGFIPEHLILATMQSLEPPRRTPTNSPPMMMVESQQHFSSSADSTAMQLSSERDSIELDSPLSASEDSDVTDFLNQVLIDQDDHFDGLEMQTDVFPSGVIQDLDDNMFETLMPHEEQAVIMENKQTQKVESIHGYVPIDEKKGIVEDDFPKPTASSLRLKSPEVKSKKEAPKVTSYKPAEAKAQKHAPTKFKEEMLSACSSSTSIHKPREAVRRFEGQCHPLEINSIVALNGHEQAARELKPIATRAKPMSSSTRKRSNDDPFMVYILNLLVGVMLFRFILYIIFNL